In Micromonospora ferruginea, the sequence CGGCCGGTCGCCGACGCCGGCCACCACCCGCCAGGCGGTCTCCTCGGCGGACCGGCCCGGCCGCCCCTCCGCCTCGGCGGCCAGCTCCAGCACGCTGACCGCGCGCAGCCCGAAGGTCTCCCGGAGCCGGTCCAGCAGCGCCGGCAGCGGACGCGCGCCGCGCAGCACGCTGCCGGCCACGGTGGCCAGCGTCTGCGCGTCGGCGGACGCGCGCGCCGCCTCCCGGGTGCGCCGGGCCGCCACGTCGACCACGCCGCTCACCGCGACCGCCACGCCGACGAACACGCCGAGCGCGAGCAGGTTGTCCGCCTCGGCGATGGTCAGCGTCCGGAACGGCGGGGTGAAGTACCAGTTGAGCAGCAGCGAACCGCCGAGCGCGGCGACCAGCGCCGGCCACAGCCCGCCGACCAGCGCCACCCCGACCACGCCGGCGAGGAAGAGCAGGATGTCGTTGGTCAGGGTGAGGTCGGGCAGCGTCCGCAGCAGCAGCGTGAGCAGCGGCATGCCGAGCAGGGCGAGCGCGTACCCGAGCAGCCGGCGCCGGCGGGACAGCGCGGCCGGCACCGCCGCGCCCCGGCGCCCGCGTCCCGCTTGCGGGTGGGTGACCAGGTGCACGTCGATCGGGCCGGAGAGCGCGGTGGTGGTCACCCCGACGCCCCGGGCGAAGATCTGCGCGAACCGGCCCCGGCGGCTGGCGCCGAGCACGAGTTGGGTGGCGTTGACGCCGCGGGCGAAGTCGAGCAGCGCGGCCGGGATGTCGGTGCCGAGGACCTGGTGGTACGTGCCGCCGAGGCTCTCCACCAGCACCCGCTGGCGGGCGAGCTGGGCCGGGTCGGCGCCGGCCAGGCCGTCGCTGCGGGCCACGTACACGGCGAGCAGGTCGGCGCCCTTGCTGCGGGCGGCGATCCGGGCCGCCCGGCGGATCAGCGTCTCGCCCTCGGGGCCGCCGGTGAGCGCGACGACGACCCGTTCCCGCGCCTCCCAGGTGTCCGAGATGCCCTGCTGGGCCCGGTACGCGTCGAGCTGCTCGTCGACCTTGTCGGCGAGCCAGAGCAGCGCCAGTTCGCGCAGCGCGGTGAGGTTGCCGACCCGGAAGTAGTTGCCGAGCGCGGCGTCGATCCGGTCCGGCCGGTAGATGTTGCCGTGCGCCATCCGGCGGCGCAGCGCCTCCGGCGTCATGTCCACCAGTTCGACCTGCTCGGCGGCGCGGACCACCTGGTCCGGCACGGTCTCCCGCTGGGTGGCGCCGGTGATCTGCGCGACCACGTCGTTGAGCGACTCCAGGTGCTGCACGTTGACCGTGGAGAGCACGCTGATCCCGGCGTCGAGCAGCTCCTGGACGTCCCGCCAGCGCTTGTCGTGCCGGGAGCCGGGGACGTTGGTGTGGGCCAGCTCGTCGACCACCACCACCTCGGGCCGGCGGGCCAGCACCGCGTCCAGGTCCATCTCGGTGAGGTCGACGCCCCGGTAGGTGATCGTGCGCCGGGGCACCTGCTCCAGATCGCCGATCATGGCCGCGGTGTGCCGGCGGCCGTGCGTCTCGACCAGCCCGACGACCACGTCGGTGCCGCGCTCGGCGCGGCGTCGGGCCTCTTCGAGCATGGCGTACGTCTTGCCGACGCCGGGGGCCGCGCCCAGGTAGATCCGCAGCTCGCCTCTGCCCACACCTCATCCTCTCAAGGAACAAGGAGGGGGCCCCGCTTAACGCATCCGGTATAGGCGGGGCCCCTTCTTAACACCCGCCGGCGTCAGCGCGCCGGGAACTCCCGGTCCAGCGCCACGTTCAGCTCCAGCACGTTCACCGCCGGCTCACCCATGAAGCCGAGCGCCCGCCCAGCGGTGTGCGCGGCGACCAGCCGGCGGATCGCCGCCGGGTCCGCCCCGCGCTCCCGCGCCACCCGGGCCACCTGGATCTCCGCGTACGCCGGGGAGATGTGCGGGTCGAGGCCGCTGCCGCTGGCGGTGACCGCGTCCGCCGGCACGGCCGGCTCCGCCGGCGCGTCCCCCCGGACCGGGACGATCAGCCCGCCGGCGGCCACGTAGTCCTCGGCCGGCTCGGCCGGCTCGACCGGCACGCCCTGCCACGAGCTGACGAACGGCGTCGCCGGGGCGACCTGGTTGACGCTGACCACCCGGGTGATCCGGCCGGTGAGACCGTCGGCGCGGAACACGGCCAGCACCGCGCCGACCCCGTCCGGCGTGCAGTAGGGCCGCCGCCCGTCCACGCCGTCCCGCTCGCCGACCGCCCGGCTGCGCGCGCAGACCTGGGTGAGCAGGCTCGACGTGGAGTCGGCGGGGTCGGCGGCGAGCGTGTCCACCACGCTCTCCGGGCCGAGGTTGCTCGCCGCGGTGGCGGTCGGGTCGTAGCCGTCGCCGGCGGCGGACGGGCGGGACTGGAAGTAACGCGGGACGGGGTTGCCGTCCGCGTCGGTGAACGACTGCCCGATCAGCGAGCTGCCGACGGTCCGGCCGCCGGCGGTGACCAGCGAGCCGTCCGCCCGGCCGTCGAGGCCGGGGAGCCGGCCGACGGCGACCAGGGCGAGCGGGTACGCCAGCCCGAGCAGCACGGTGAACACGAGCACGGCGCGCAGGGCGGCCAGGTGCTGGGAGAGCCAACTGGGAAGGCGCATCACGAGATCCCCGGAATGAACTGGACGAGCAGGTCGATGAGCTTGATGCCGACGAACGGCACCACGATGCCGCCGAGGCCGTAGAGCCACAGGTTGCGGCTGAGCAGCTTCGAGGCGCTGGCCGGGCGGTAGCGCACGCCGCGCAGGGCCAGCGGGATGAGCGCGACGATGACGATCGCGTTGAACACGACCGCGGCGAGGATCGCCGACTCGGGGCTGGCCAGCCGCATGACGTTGAGCCGGTCCAGCGACGGGTAGATGCCGGCGAACATGGCCGGGATGATCGCGAAGTACTTCGCGATGTCGTTGGCGATCGAGAAGGTCGTCAGGGCCCCGCGGGTGATCAGGAGCTGCTTGCCGATCTCCACGATCTCGATCAGCTTGGTCGGGTCGGAGTCGAGGTCGACCATGTTGCCGGCCTCCTTCGCGGCCGACGTGCCGGTGTTCATGGCCACGCCGACGTCCGCCTGGGCCAGCGCGGGCGCGTCATTGGTGCCGTCGCCGGTCATCGCGACCAGCCGGCCGCCCTCCTGCTCCTTCTTGATCAGGGCGAGCTTGTCCTCCGGCGTGGCCTCGGCGAGGAAGTCGTCCACGCCGGCCTCGTCCGCGATGGCCTTCGCGGTGAGCGGGTTGTCCCCGGTGATCATCACGGTCCGGATGCCCATCCGGCGCATCTCGTCGAAGCGCTCGCGCATGCCGGCCTTGACCACGTCCTTGAGGTGGATGACGCCCAGCGCCCGGGCCGGCTCGCCGGCGGGGTGCTCGGCGACCACCAGCGGCGTGCCGCCGGTGCCGCTGATCGCGTCGACCAGCTCACCGACCTGCTCGGTCGGGTGGCCGCCGTGCTCGCGTACCCACTTCATCACGGCGGCGGCGGCGCCCTTGCGGATCCGCCGGACGCCGCCGTCGGCGGCGGCGAGGTCGACGCCGCTCATCCGGGTCTGCGCGGTGAACGGTACGAAGGTGGCGTGCGGGACAAGGCCGGGCTCACGCTCGCGCAGCCCGTACTCGTTCTTGGCCAGCACCACCACCGAGCGCCCCTCGGGCGTCTCGTCGGCCAGGCTGGCGAGCTGGGCCGCGTTCGCGACGGTGGCCGCGTCCACGCCGGCCACCGGCAGGAACTCGGCGGCCTGCCGATTGCCCAGGGTGATCGTGCCGGTCTTGTCCAGCAGCAGCGTGTTGACGTCGCCGGCCGCCTCGACCGCCCGGCCGCTCATGGCCAGCACGTTGCGCTGGACGAGGCGGTCCATGCCGGCGATGCCGATCGCGGAGAGCAGCGCGCCGATGGTGGTCGGGATCAGGCAGACCAGCAGCGAGACCAGCACGACGCCGGTGACGCCGGAGTCGGTGATCGCCTGCGTGTCCGGCGCGGCGGCCTGCCAGCCCTTGGCGAAGATCGCCATCGGCTGGAGCGTGACCACCGCGAGCAGGAAGATGACCGTGAGCGCGGCCAGCAGGATGTTGAGCGCGATCTCGTTCGGCGTCTTCTGCCGGTCGGCGCCCTCGACCAGCGCGATCATCCGGTCGATGAAGCTCTCGCCCGGCTTCTGCGTGATCCGGACGACGATCCGGTCGGAGAGCACCCGGGTCCCGCCGGTGACCGCGCTGCGGTCGCCGCCGGACTCCCGGATGACCGGGGCGGACTCGCCGGTGATGGCGGACTCGTCGACGCTGGCGATGCCCTCGACGACGTCGCCGTCACCGGGGATGATCTGCCCGGCCTCGACCAGCACGACGTCGCCCTGCCGCAGTTGCGGCGCGGGCACCGCCTCGTCGCGGTAGGCGTTGGCCGCCGCGCCCGGCGTCCAGCCGAGCAGGCGGGTGGCGATGGTGTCCTGCTTGGCCCGCCGCAGCGTGGCGGCCTGTGCCTTGCCGCGCCCCTCGGCGACCGCCTCGGCCAGGTTGGCGAAGACCACGGTCAGCCACAGCCAGACCGTGATCGCCCAGGCGAAGACGGACGGGTCGGCCACCGCCAGGACGGTGGTGAACAGCGCGCCGATCTCCACGATCAGCATCACCGGGTTGCGCCACAGCGTGCGCGGGTCCAGCTTGCGCAGCGCGTCGGGCAGCGACGCGACCAGTTGGCGCGGGTCGAGCAGCCCGCCGCCGACCCGGCCGCCGGGGGCCGCCGGCGCTCCGGCGGGGTGCAGAGGTGCCGTCATGTCCTTGTCTCTCATGGTGGTCACAGCCCTTCGGCCAGCGGGCCGAGCGCGAGGGCGGGCAGGAAGGTGAGCGCGACGAGGACCACCGTGACGCCGACGACCATGCCGACGAAGAGCGGCCGGTGGGTCGGCAGGGTGCCCTCGGACGCGGGCGTGGGTTGCTGGCGGGCCAGCGAGCCGGCCAGCGCGAGCACGAAGATGATCGGCAGGAACCGGCCGAGCAGCATGCACAGCCCCAGGGCGATGTTCCACCAGGGCGTGTTCACGGTGATGCCGGCGAACGCCGAACCGTTGTTGTTGCTCGCCGAGGTGAACGCGTAGAGCACCTCGGAGAGCCCGTGCGGGCCGACGTTGAGCGCGGTCGAGGCGTTGCCGGTGGCGAACGCGGCGGCGGTGCCGGTGAGCACCAGCGCGGGCGTGACCAGAAAGTACGCCGAGGCGAACTTGATCTCGCGCGACCCGATCTTCTTACCCAGGTACTCCGGCGTGCGGCCGACCATCAGGCCGGCGACGAAGACCGTGATCACGGCGAGGATCAGCAGCCCGTACAGGCCGGCGCCGACGCCGCCCGGCGCGACCTCGCCGAGCATCATGTTGCCCAGCGTCATCATCCCGCCCAGCGCGGTGTACGAGTCGTGGAACGAGTTGACCGCGCCGGTCGAGGTGAGCGTGGTGGCCGCCGCGAAGGTGGCCGAGTTCGACACGTCGAACCGCACCTCCTTGCCCTCCAGCGCCGCGCCGACGGCCTGCGGCACCGTGCCGTGCCCGGCCAGCTCGAAGACGTTGGTCAGGGTGATGCTGGCCAGCGCGAGGATCGCCATCACGGCGGTGATCGCGTGGCCCTGCCGGTTCTGCCCGACCATCCGGCCGAAGACCCGGGGCAGGCTGAACGGGATCACCAGGATCAGGAAGATCTCCAGCCAGTTCGTCCAGGCGGTCGGGTTCTCGAACGGGTGGGCGCTGTTGGCGTTGTAGAAGCCGCCGCCGTTCGTGCCCAGCTCCTTGATCACCTCCTGGCCGGCCACCGGTCCGCCGGTGATCGTCTGGCCGCCGCCGGTCAGGGTGGTCACGTCGGTGCCGCCGGACAGGTTCTGCACCACCCCGCCGAGCATCAGGACGAACGCGCCGAGCACCGCGATCGGCAGCAGGATCCGCAGCGTGACGCGGACCAGGTCGACCCAGAAGTTGCCCAGCTCGCCGGTGCGGCTGCGGGCGAAGCCGCGCACCAGGGCCACCGCGACGGCGATGCCGACCGCGGCGGAGACGAAGTTCTGCACCGCCAGGCCGGCCATCTGCACCAGGTGGCCCATGGTCGACTCACCCGAGTACCACTGCCAGTTCGTGTTGGTCACGAACGACACGGCCGTGTTCCACGCGCCGTGCGGCACCACCGGGTCGCGGCCCAGCGAGAGCCACAGGTGGTTCTGCAGGCGCTGCAACGCGTAGAGGAACAGCAGCGAGACGGCCGAGAAGGCGAGCACGCTGCGGACGTACGCGCCCCAGGTCTGCTCGGCGGCCGGGTTGACCCCGACCAGTCGGTATACGCCCCGCTCGACGCGGGCGGACCGGGTGCCGGTGACGACGCGGTACATGTGGTCGCCGAACGGCCGGTGGACGGCCGCCAGCGCCACCACCAGCGACAGCACGAACAGCACCCCGGCTGTGGTCGCGCTCATCAGAAGCGCTCCGGGAACAGCAGGGCGACGACCAGGAACACGCCCAGCCCGATCGCCAGCACCAGGCCGACGGCGTTGACGGCGCTCACAGCTTCTCCACACCCCTCACCACGAGGGCGAGAGCCGCGAACAGCCCCACCGTCAGCATCACGAACAGCACGTCAGACACGGCTGACCTCTCCTAGCGGAAATATGTCCCCGCGACCGCCTTCCGGTCGCGCCGGGCAATCACAACGCCAGGTCGGGCCCACCGACAGGGGCTATAACGCGACCATCACGCCGGGCCGCGGTTTCTTGACGCGCCTTTCACGCCGAGGGGTCGAGCGGGCCGAAGGCCGAGCGGACCAACCGGTTCGCCTCGTCCTGGTCCACGTCGGTGGCGACCAGCAGGTCGCTGGCCGTGGTGCGCACCTGGGCCACCACGACCGCGCCGGAGAAGTCCACCCCGGCCCGGTAGGCGTGGCCGGCCTCGGCGACGGCCCGCAGGGCGGCCTCGCGGCAGTGCTTGGGCTCGGCCGCGCCGCGGGCGAACTCCCTGCGCAGCTTCCGGGCCGCCTCGGCCAGCGCCGACACCGCGGCCGGCATGGCGTCCGGCACCCGCTCCCCGTCGGCGAGCAGGGTGACCGCCCGCCGGATCAGCGTGCCGCTGTTGCGCATCGCCCGGTCCACCGGCTCCACGGACCTGGCGTACCGGCCGAGCGGCCCCTCCCGGGCGGTCCAGTAGACCGGGGAGAGCGTGGCGGCCTCCCGGGCACCCTGCGCCGCCTCGCCGAACGCGCCCATCTCCGCCTTGTTGTCGCGCAGCCGGTCGCGGGCCACCCGGGCCGCCTCGGCGTCCCGCTCGCGCAGCGCCTCGGCGGTGCGGTCCAACTGCTCGGCGAGCAGGTCCAGCGCCGGACCGGCCGCCCGGTTGACGATCCGCAGCGGATTCAGCGGCAGCAGCACGGCGGTGACCAGCAGCGCGGCCCCGCCGCCGACCAGCGCGTCCAGCACCCGGGGCACCTCGAGGTTCGGCACCGACGGCGTCAGCGTGCCGATCAGCACGGCCGTCGCGCCGGCCTGCACCACGAGCGCCGGACTGCGGCCGACGGCCGCCGCCACCACGACCGCCAGCGTCACGATCAGACCGAGCTGCCAGGCACCGGCCCCGACCAGGCGGATCAGCAGGTCGCCGATCAGGATGCCCACCGCCACCCCGATGATCAGTTCCACCGTACGGCGCAGGCGTTGGCCCACCGAGGCGGCGAGCGCCACCACCGCCGAGATGGGCGCGAAGACCGGTTGGGCGATGTCCAACAATGAGTCCGCGACCCACCACGACAGGCCCGCGGCGAGTCCCGCCTGGGCGGCCAGCCCGGCGCCCGCACGGGCCCGCCGGAACCGGTCGGCCAGCAGTGCCGGCGCGGCACGCCATCGGTCGGCGAAGCCCCGTCCGCCCGTCCCCGCACCGGCCACGGCCGCGCGTACCCGCTTCCCGGCGGGTCAATCCCGCGCCGGGGTCAGCGGGTGGCGGCGTTGGCGACCAGGGTCTCGGCCACCTCGCGGACCTTGCAGTTGGTGTCCTGGGAGAGCTTCGACAGCAACGCGAACGCCTCGTCGGCCGAGCACCGCCGCTCACCCATGACGATGCCCTTGGCCTGCTCGATCACCGCCCGGCTGCGCATCGCCTCCTGCATCTGCCGGGCCACCGTGGCGGCGTTGTCGTAGAGGTGCGCGTTGGCCAGCGCGACGGCGGCGTACGCGGCGAAGTTCTCCGCCGCCCGGACGGCCTCGGTGTCGAACGCGTGCGCGGACATGCCGTACAGGTTGAGCGCGCCGGTGACCGCCTCCTGGATCGGCAGCCCGATCGACAGGGCGCTGCCGACCCCCGCCGCCCGAGCGTGCGCGGCCCACTCCGGCCAGCGCTCCTCCACCGCCGTGTCCGGCAGCGAGATGCTGGCCGCGCTCGCCGCGGCGTCCAGGCAGGGACCGCGCTCGTGCCGGTACTGTCGCTCGTCGAGTTCCCGGGCCAGGTCGCTGGTGCACGCGGCGCTGGAGTTGTGACCGTCCCGGGCGAGCGTGACGGTCACGTGCGCGCTGCCCGGAACGGTCCGGTTCGCCAGCTCGGCGACACGCCGCAGGACGTCCTCCAGGCTCGTCTCGTCGAGCCGGATCCGGCTCAGCTCGGCGAGCGCCTCACCCGGGTCCGTGCTCGGGGCTGCCATCAGCGCTCCTTCGCCGGCCGGTGGTCGGGACGGTCGGGCACCGCCCAACCTACCCACCGGTGGGACCGGGGGCACGGGAACGCGAGGTGCGACGACGATCGGAGCGACGTACTGTCGAGGCACGGGTCAAGACATGTGCCCACCACCCGCTCCCGGCCAGCCTCGTTCCCGGCCGCTGAGCGTCCGCCGAATCATCGGGTGGGAGGTGCCATGTCGGGGGAGTTGCCGGGCTTCGGCCGTCATCACGTGCCGACCGCGTCCGGGTCGTTCCGGCCGGACGAGCCGATCATGTCGCTGAGCTGTGCGGTCCGGGGCGACGTGACCAGGGTCTCGGTCGCCGGCGAGGTCGACCTCAGCAACGCCCACCTGCTGGTGGAGCTGCTGGAGAACGTCGCCGTCCAGGGGCCGCTGGTGGCGGTGGACCTCTCGAAGGTCACGTTCTTCGGCGCGCACGGCATCGACGCGCTGATGCGGATCCGGAACCTGATGGCCGAGCGGGGTGGACGGTTGACCCTCTGCTATCCGTCCCCGGTGGTCCGCCGCGTCCTCGGCGTGACCGGCACGTTCTCCGGGTTCGAGGTCGTCGAACGGACATCGGTTCCCGCGGTCGACCGGGTGACGGCACGTCGAGTCGTCCGGTCCCCCGCCGGGTCGTAGAGTTGTTCCGTAACTGACGTCCCGTCCGGGACGTCACGAACGAGCGTCAAGAAGCGGCGCGTGTCCCGATCCGTCGGATCGGACAGCGGTCCGCGACCGCGGGCCGTCCCCCGCCACCCGCCGTCCCACCCCCCTGGGGCGACGGCGCTTCGCACAAGGACGTCACAGCTCATGCCGCAGGCCCACCCCGACCTCGCCGCAGCCTTGATCAGACTCGGCCGGATCAAGTACGACGAGGTCGACCTCGACGTGGTGTTGTCGACCATCGCGCAGGTCGCCAAGGACACGATCCGCGGCGCCGCCGAGGTCTCGGTCACCCTGGTCCAGGGCGCCGAGGCGCACACCGCCGCGCACACCGGCGACCTGGCCCTGACCCTCGACGAGTGGCAGTACGAGCAGGGCCGCGGCCCGTGCCTGGACGCCGCGACCACCGGCACCGCCATGCTGGTGCCGGACATGTCGGCGGAGAGCCGCTGGCCGGAGTGGGCCACCCGGGCCCATAAGGCGGGCGCGGCCAGTTCCCTGTCGATCGGGCTGCCCATCCAGGAGGCGATGGTCGGCGCGCTCAACATCTATGCCGCCGAGCCGCGGGCCCTCGACGCCCAGGTCGAACTCGCGCAGACCCTGGCCGGCTACGGCGCCATCGCGCTGGCCAACGTCCACCTCTACGAGAGCACCGCCACGCTGGCGCAGCAGATGCAGGAGGCGATGCAGAGCCGGGCGGTGATCGAGCAGGCCAAAGGCATCATCATGGGCCAGCGCCGCTGCTCGGCCGAGGAGGCGTTCACCATCCTCGCCCGGGTGTCGCAGGACTCCAACCGGAAGTTGCGGGAGGTCGCCGAGTCACTCGTCGACCGCGCCGTGAGCGGCGGTCGGGAGTGACCGCCGGGCCGGGTTCAGCGGGGCATCTCCCGCCAGCCGGTGCCGCTCGACCGCCAGGCGCCGGCGAGGATGCTCGCCGAGACGCGGCTCGGGCACTGCTGGACCTTGGACCGGCCGGCGGCGCCGCCGATCTGGGCCTGAACCTGCCACTGCTGCCCGTCGGTGCAGATGTAGACGTCGCGGCGCCCGCGAGGGATGCTGACGCCGTTCCACCAGTGTTCCTCCACGACCATGCGGTGACCGTACCCCAGGCGACCCGGTCCGGCCCAGACCCGCAGGTCGGGCCGGGCCCCCACGGGGTCAGCCGTCCAGCCGGCGGACCATGTTCATGATGGTCTCGACCTGGGCGCCGCCCTTGATCGGATAGTTGGTGAAGCCGAGGTAGCCCCACCAGTCCCAGCAGCCGTTCGGGTTGACCCCGCTGGCGGTGGCCTGCGGATAGAGCACGATCAGCCGGTTGGTGTCGGCGTACTGGTTGAGGTTGGCCCGGTCGACGAACGCGGTGCCGACCTTCGCGTACCCCTGGGCGCAGCCGTGCAGGGCGACCAGCAGCCGGCAGGTGGTGCCGGCTGCGCAGGCGCTCGGCACGTACGCGAAGCCGTTGGCGTCCATGCTCAGCCCGTTGGCCCAGCCGTTGACCGCGAAGCTGTCCTGGCTGAATCGGATCAGGGTGCCGGTCAGCGGGCCGGTGTTCGGCGCGGCGACCGGGCCGAGCAGGTGCCCGAGGAACGCGCCCTGCGGGTCGGTGCCGCAGTCGGCGAGGTACGGCGAGGCGGTGGCGGTGCAGCCGACCGTGCCGTAGGGGGTGACCCACGAGTGTCCGGCCGCGCTGCCGGAGTCGTAGCGGACCCGCGCGCCGAAGTCCTGGTAGTACCGCACCAGGTCGTCGGTGACCGATTTCTTCACCGTCGCGTCGTTGTTGCCGTGGTAGACGTAGACCGGCTGGCCGGAGAGGTTGCCGGTGCCGTCGATCCAGCCGTACCCGGCCCAGGTGCGGGTGTACGCCTCCAGGTTGCCCAGGTAGGTGGGGTAGATGTTGTCGCCGCAGCCGTAGAGCGCCTGCGGGACGCTGTTCTGCGCGCAGTAGTACGGCCCGGCCGCGAAGATCGCCGCGCCCCGGATCCGGGACGAGTAGGCGACCTGGAGCTGGGTGGCCAGGTAGCCGCCGGAGGAGACCCCGGCGACGTAGACGGCGGAGACCGGGTACGCACGCAGCGTGCCGGCGACCGGCGGCTTGGTGGCGGGCGTGCTCGCGGCCCGGGCGGCGACCCCGCCGGGCAGGATCAGCAGGAACGCGGCGGCGAGGGCGGTGACGGCTTTCCACGGTGTGGTCATGGCGTTCTCCCGTCGGAGCGCCGGCGGGACGGCCGGCGTGCCGGCACCGTAGCGTGACATCGACCACAGCAGATATCCGTGCGGTCGACACGTCACCGGTCACCGCGGTGTGGCCCACCCACCGGGCTTAGCCGATCGCTACGGAGGGTAAAGGCAGATCATGGGACAGTTGCGCACCTCGCCGCCACCGCCACAGGCCACCGAGCTGGAGCGGTGGGTGCTCGACACTCCCGAGGAGCTGCGTGACGTGCGGGCCTCGCTGCGCGACGCGCTGAACCGGCACGGGCTGGTGCAGGGCGAGGACCTGGACGAGGTGCCGCACATGGTGCTGCTGGTCGCCACCGAGCTGTCCAGCAACGCGCTGCGGCACGGTCGCCCGCCCACCATCGTCACGCTGCTGGCCACCGACGACCGGTTCCTGCTCGACGTGGCCGACCACGACGTCAGCTCGGTGCCGGAGCTGACCGACGTCCGCCCGATGGAATCGGGCGGACGCGGCCTGTTCCTGGCCCAGTCGATCTCGCTTGACGTCGGCTGGTACGCGACCGAGACCACCAAGCACATCTGGGCGGCGTTCTCCCGGTAGGCCTCAGAAACCGGACACCGGGTGCGGAACGTACGGCGCCTCCAGCTCCGCCACCTCGGCGTCGGTCAACTCCAGCTCCAGCCCGGCGACCGCGTCGGTCAGGTGGTGCGGCTTCGTCGCGCCGACGATCGGCGCGGTCACCGCCGGGTGGCGCGCCACCCAGGCCAGCGCCACCTGCGCGCGCGGCACGCCCCGCTGCCCGGCCACCCGGCCCACCGCGTCGACCACCGCCCGGTCGTGCTCCTCGGTCCGCGCGTAGAGCGTGCGGCCGAACTCGTCGCTGTCCGTCCGCGCGGTCCGCTCCCCCGGATCCCGGGTCAGCAGGCCCCGGGCCAGCGGGCTCCACGGGATCACCGCGACGCCCTGGTCGAGGCAGAGCGGCAGCATCTCCCGCTCCTCCTCCCGGTAGAGCAGGTTGTAGTGGTTCTGCATGGAGGCGAACCGGGTCCAGCCGTGTCGCTCGGCGACCCAGAGCGCCTTGGCGAACTGCCACGCGTACATCGACGAGGCGCCGAGGTAGCGGACCTTGCCGGCCCGGACCAGGTCGTGCAGCGCCTCCATGGTCTCCTCGATCGGGGTGACCGGGTCGAGACGGTGGATCTGGTAGAGGTCGACGTAGTCGGTGCCGAGCCGGCGCAGGCTCGCGTCGATCTCACTCATGATGTGCTTGCGGGACAGGCCGCCCCGGTTCGGGCCCGCGCCCATCCGGCCGTGCACCTTGGTCGCGATCACCACGTCGTCGCGGTCGGCGAAGTCCTTCAGCGCCCGGCCGACGATCTCCTCGCTGGTGCCGTCGGAGTAGACGTTTGCGGTGTCGAAGAAGTTCACCCCCAGCTCCAGCGCCTGCCGGATGAAGGGGCGGGCGGCGTCCTCCGGCAGCGACCAGGGGTGCGTGCCCCGCCCCGGCTCGCCGTAGCTCATGCAACCCAGGCAGAGCCGGGACACCTGAAGACCGGTGAAACCGAACGTCACGTAGTCCATGCGTCCATCTCACCACCGGTCGGCGGGAGCCGCAGTCCCGGCGGGGTCAGTCGCCGTGCTCCGCGGTGGCCGCCGGGACGTCGCCCCAGACCGCCTTCGCGCCGGAGTCGCCCACCCGGTAGACCTGCACCAGGTTCGCCGCGGCCACCACCACCGCGAACACGGCCACCACCACGCCCAGCGCGCCCGGCCCGGACCGGGTCCCGTCGCCGGCCGGCCGCTCCGCGCGCCGGTGCAGCCAGACCAGCGCGACCGCGACGACGAGCAGCGGCAGCGCGAACCAGATCAACTGGTCGCCCAGCTCGGCGTGCCGGCCCGGGTCGCCGACCCGGTGCTCCAGGCTCTCCCCGCTCTCGGTGGCGAGCGGGATCGCGGCGGTGGCCAGCGCGGCGACCAGCACCACCAGCCAGCCGAAGCGCCCCCGCCACACGGGTCGCACGGCCAGCGCCACCACGCCCAGCGCGGCCAGCGGCAGCAGCACCACCACGGCGTGCACCA encodes:
- the kdpA gene encoding potassium-transporting ATPase subunit KdpA; translation: MSATTAGVLFVLSLVVALAAVHRPFGDHMYRVVTGTRSARVERGVYRLVGVNPAAEQTWGAYVRSVLAFSAVSLLFLYALQRLQNHLWLSLGRDPVVPHGAWNTAVSFVTNTNWQWYSGESTMGHLVQMAGLAVQNFVSAAVGIAVAVALVRGFARSRTGELGNFWVDLVRVTLRILLPIAVLGAFVLMLGGVVQNLSGGTDVTTLTGGGQTITGGPVAGQEVIKELGTNGGGFYNANSAHPFENPTAWTNWLEIFLILVIPFSLPRVFGRMVGQNRQGHAITAVMAILALASITLTNVFELAGHGTVPQAVGAALEGKEVRFDVSNSATFAAATTLTSTGAVNSFHDSYTALGGMMTLGNMMLGEVAPGGVGAGLYGLLILAVITVFVAGLMVGRTPEYLGKKIGSREIKFASAYFLVTPALVLTGTAAAFATGNASTALNVGPHGLSEVLYAFTSASNNNGSAFAGITVNTPWWNIALGLCMLLGRFLPIIFVLALAGSLARQQPTPASEGTLPTHRPLFVGMVVGVTVVLVALTFLPALALGPLAEGL
- the kdpF gene encoding K(+)-transporting ATPase subunit F — translated: MSAVNAVGLVLAIGLGVFLVVALLFPERF
- a CDS encoding FUSC family protein, which codes for MAGAGTGGRGFADRWRAAPALLADRFRRARAGAGLAAQAGLAAGLSWWVADSLLDIAQPVFAPISAVVALAASVGQRLRRTVELIIGVAVGILIGDLLIRLVGAGAWQLGLIVTLAVVVAAAVGRSPALVVQAGATAVLIGTLTPSVPNLEVPRVLDALVGGGAALLVTAVLLPLNPLRIVNRAAGPALDLLAEQLDRTAEALRERDAEAARVARDRLRDNKAEMGAFGEAAQGAREAATLSPVYWTAREGPLGRYARSVEPVDRAMRNSGTLIRRAVTLLADGERVPDAMPAAVSALAEAARKLRREFARGAAEPKHCREAALRAVAEAGHAYRAGVDFSGAVVVAQVRTTASDLLVATDVDQDEANRLVRSAFGPLDPSA
- a CDS encoding GAF and ANTAR domain-containing protein, with translation MAAPSTDPGEALAELSRIRLDETSLEDVLRRVAELANRTVPGSAHVTVTLARDGHNSSAACTSDLARELDERQYRHERGPCLDAAASAASISLPDTAVEERWPEWAAHARAAGVGSALSIGLPIQEAVTGALNLYGMSAHAFDTEAVRAAENFAAYAAVALANAHLYDNAATVARQMQEAMRSRAVIEQAKGIVMGERRCSADEAFALLSKLSQDTNCKVREVAETLVANAATR
- a CDS encoding STAS domain-containing protein, which encodes MSGELPGFGRHHVPTASGSFRPDEPIMSLSCAVRGDVTRVSVAGEVDLSNAHLLVELLENVAVQGPLVAVDLSKVTFFGAHGIDALMRIRNLMAERGGRLTLCYPSPVVRRVLGVTGTFSGFEVVERTSVPAVDRVTARRVVRSPAGS
- a CDS encoding GAF and ANTAR domain-containing protein — protein: MPQAHPDLAAALIRLGRIKYDEVDLDVVLSTIAQVAKDTIRGAAEVSVTLVQGAEAHTAAHTGDLALTLDEWQYEQGRGPCLDAATTGTAMLVPDMSAESRWPEWATRAHKAGAASSLSIGLPIQEAMVGALNIYAAEPRALDAQVELAQTLAGYGAIALANVHLYESTATLAQQMQEAMQSRAVIEQAKGIIMGQRRCSAEEAFTILARVSQDSNRKLREVAESLVDRAVSGGRE
- a CDS encoding PHB depolymerase family esterase, with translation MTTPWKAVTALAAAFLLILPGGVAARAASTPATKPPVAGTLRAYPVSAVYVAGVSSGGYLATQLQVAYSSRIRGAAIFAAGPYYCAQNSVPQALYGCGDNIYPTYLGNLEAYTRTWAGYGWIDGTGNLSGQPVYVYHGNNDATVKKSVTDDLVRYYQDFGARVRYDSGSAAGHSWVTPYGTVGCTATASPYLADCGTDPQGAFLGHLLGPVAAPNTGPLTGTLIRFSQDSFAVNGWANGLSMDANGFAYVPSACAAGTTCRLLVALHGCAQGYAKVGTAFVDRANLNQYADTNRLIVLYPQATASGVNPNGCWDWWGYLGFTNYPIKGGAQVETIMNMVRRLDG
- a CDS encoding ATP-binding protein, with protein sequence MGQLRTSPPPPQATELERWVLDTPEELRDVRASLRDALNRHGLVQGEDLDEVPHMVLLVATELSSNALRHGRPPTIVTLLATDDRFLLDVADHDVSSVPELTDVRPMESGGRGLFLAQSISLDVGWYATETTKHIWAAFSR